From Oryzias melastigma strain HK-1 linkage group LG15, ASM292280v2, whole genome shotgun sequence, one genomic window encodes:
- the LOC112162252 gene encoding uncharacterized protein LOC112162252, producing MESVRIFLRLSFLAVLVLESCGFPAKGSKSTDGGSMDVAGSYRGGERTHSAPYHSSFAGGVSKPVHLPMQELNLVQFVHAAPSAGGEGSVMPEGYPVASLPVQTGLPSAVYYTAPVSQPAVVSPQPQGAQAGLPETRWMVAPPAFSEQADAMGPGEFLPPVPLPPPGPVLQSGETSNIVKEAELGNYQQQMEEFGYPAEAVQPGSAFTSVLVPGQGLGGFWGSPYPGFDYRLLYGLYPPGTYTTFSQNHEKGKDYYQSIHYLKEHVSEDQGPQQQQLQQKVFS from the exons ATGGAGTCTGTAAGGATCTTCCTGAG gcttTCCTTTCTTGCAGTCCTGGTTTTAGAGTCCTGTGGCTTTCCTGCTAAAG gCTCCAAGTCCACTGATGGTGGTAGCATGGATGTTGCAGGCTCCtacagaggaggagagaggaccCACTCTGCACCTTATCACAGCTCCTTTGCAGGAGGTGTCTCTAAGCCAGTTCATCTGCCAATGCAGGAGCTGAACCTTGTTCAGTTTGTCCATGCAGCTCCATCAGCTGGTGGGGAAGGGTCTGTCATGCCTGAGGGGTATCCTGTAGCTTCTCTACCAGTTCAGACTGGACTTCCCTCTGCAGTCTATTACACTGCTCCTGTCTCTCAGCCTGCAGTTGTCTCTCCACAGCCTCAAGGTGCTCAAGCTGGCCTGCCAG AAACTAGGTGGATGGTTGCTCCACCAGCCTTTTCTGAACAAGCTGACGCTATGGGCCCTGGGGAGTTTCTGCCACCAGTCCCTCTCCCTCCACCTGGCCCTGTCCTCCAGTCCGGAGAGACTTCCAATATTGTGAAGGAAGCTGAACTCGGCAACTACCAGCAGCAGATGGAAGAGTTTGGTTACCCGGCTGAGGCGGTGCAGCCTGGATCTGCTTTCACCAGCGTGCTTGTTCCAGGCCAAGGACTTGGTGGCTTCTGGGGTTCTCCTTATCCTGGCTTTGACTACAGGCTCCTGTATGGTCTGTACCCTCCTGGCACCTACACCACCTTCAGCCAGAACCATGAGAAGGGCAAGGACTACTACCAATCCATCCACTACTTGAAGGAGCACGTTTCTGAAGACCAAGGTCCtcaacagcagcagcttcagcagaagGTCTTCAGCTAG